The following proteins are encoded in a genomic region of Cryptomeria japonica chromosome 11, Sugi_1.0, whole genome shotgun sequence:
- the LOC131860421 gene encoding uncharacterized protein LOC131860421, with the protein MEFDGRCASSDSGAGVVLISSQGDIIPFSFKLDFKNTNNTAKCEALILGISEAKNKGIKLLREKGDAELIVKQVRNLFLVKNERLKHYKNRAWDEIEFFDAFLIEVVPREQNTRADSLVVSTSLLLPHPDFKEDTYKVEMIYRPSVPNNVQKWQIPLKPGTTPFKQKLRNSSPMIAEEIFKEVDKMLKARIIYPIHHSTWVANIVPVRKKNGEIRICVDFRNLNRASLKDNHALPNMDHILQTVAGAEMMSMLDRFFGYNQMITYEK; encoded by the exons atggagtttgatgGACGTTGTGCTAGCTCTGATTCAGGTGCAGGTGTGGTCCTGATTTCTTCACAAGGTGatattattcctttttcttttaaattggatTTTAAAAATACCAATAATACAGCAAAATGTGAGGCATTAATATTGGGTATTTCAGAGGCTAAAAATAAGGGTATTAAGTTGTTAAGAGAAAAGGGTGATGCTGAGCTGATAGTGAAGCAGGTTAGAAATCTCTTTCTAGTTAAGAATGAGAGATTGAAGCACTACAAGAATAGGGCATGGGATGAaatagaattctttgatgcctttTTAATCGAAGTTGTGCCTAGGGAACAAAACACCAGAGCTGATTCTCTAGTTGTTTCCACCTCGCTTCTATTGCCTCATCCAGATTTTAAGGAAGATACATATAAGGTGGAGATGATTTACCGACCAAGTGTCCCTAACAATGTTCAGAAATGGCAG ATTCCTTTGAAACCTGGCACTACTCCTTTTAAGCAGAAGTTGAGAAATTCCAGTCCAATGATTGCTGAGGAGATTTTCAAGgaggttgataaaatgctgaaGGCAAGGATAATTTATCCTATACATCATTCCACATGGGTGGCGAACATAGTtccagtaaggaaaaagaatggtgagATCAGAATTTGTGTAGATTTCAGGAACCTAAATCGAGCAAGTTTAAAGGACAATCATGCtctacccaatatggatcatatctTGCAGACTGTTGCTGGTgcagaaatgatgtcaatgttggaTAGGTTTTTCGGCTATAACCAGATGATAACATatgaaaaatag